The Haladaptatus cibarius D43 genome window below encodes:
- a CDS encoding AzlD domain-containing protein translates to MPQTNFGSEMLWLIIIVAGLGTYLIRLSFIAFFGRLDDIPERVERALRFVPAAVLSALVVPQFVYADGSIALSPDNLRLFAGGLTVLVAWKTEDILATLVAGMGALWLLSFLFA, encoded by the coding sequence ATGCCACAGACGAACTTCGGGTCTGAGATGCTGTGGCTCATCATCATCGTGGCGGGGCTCGGAACGTACCTCATTCGACTGTCGTTCATCGCCTTCTTCGGGCGACTGGACGACATTCCGGAGCGCGTCGAACGGGCGCTCCGGTTCGTTCCCGCGGCGGTGCTCTCCGCACTGGTCGTTCCGCAGTTCGTCTACGCTGACGGGTCAATCGCGCTCTCGCCGGACAACCTGCGACTGTTCGCGGGCGGATTGACGGTTCTCGTCGCGTGGAAAACCGAGGACATTCTGGCGACGCTGGTCGCTGGAATGGGCGCGCTGTGGCTGTTGAGCTTCCTGTTCGCCTGA